The following are encoded in a window of Panicum virgatum strain AP13 chromosome 5N, P.virgatum_v5, whole genome shotgun sequence genomic DNA:
- the LOC120673140 gene encoding proto-oncogene serine/threonine-protein kinase mos-like: MDDEDYSWVRRTRFSHSVVRSNSGREQFGAFVEQFNRGTALKQKGPDSGFKLHGLNMEPGTRPATSSRPRTSLLSTRPEPTKDSSSDAEPTQHDKAASDRPPKQASATQHDAKAAIGKNGNTNLSVAVPCRPAVQSADDERPGGPEFSFHPDEQNLRLQRTCSSPAPFPRKKTPGGDSLTRSSSLSLLGEVTILKQRATSPLPSRHVPEVFLEAKSASKRFSTPPPPRKSASSLDLNGNPPVPVRAPGKLKHRKEGRANGRAKVAALEVLEKWSVDRSQLLIGHRFSSGAHSRLFHGIYKEQPVAVKFIRQPDDEEDAELAAQLEKQFNTEVTTLSRLNHPNVIKLVGACSSPPVFCVITEFLSGGSLRAFLHKQDHKALPLDKIISISLDIARGMAYIHSQGVVHRDVKPENIIFNEEFCAKIVDFGIACEQEYCDPLANDTGTFRWMAPEMMKRKSYGRKVDVYSFGLILWEMFSGRIPYEELNPFQAAFAVFDKNVRPAIPTNCPAPIRLLIEQCWTSHPEKRPDFSQIVQILEKFKTVLERDGTLDNMPSSICQETHDHKNWLANWAQKLKHSQPDFSGPPPPKLL, translated from the exons ATGGACGACGAGGATTACTCGTGGGTGCGGCGCACGCGGTTCTCCCACTCCGTCGTCCGCTCCAACTCCGGCAGGGAGCAGTTCGGCGCCTTCGTCGAGCAGTTTAACCGCGGCACCGCGCTCAAGCAGAAGGGCCCCGACTCGGGGTTCAAGCTCCATGGCCTCAACATGGAGCCAGGGACGAggcccgccacctcctcccgtCCGAGGACGAGCCTGCTGAGCACCCGCCCCGAGCCCACAAAGGACTCGTCTTCGGACGCCGAGCCGACGCAGCACGACAAGGCAGCCAGTGATCGCCCGCCGAAGCAAGCATCGGCGACGCAGCACGATGCCAAGGCCGCAATTGGGAAGAACGGAAACACCAACCTGAGCGTGGCCGTCCCTTGCAGGCCCGCAGTTCAGAGCGCGGATGATGAGCGCCCTGGAGGGCCCGAGTTCTCCTTTCACCCCGACGAGCAGAACCTGAGGCTGCAGAGAACTTGCTCAAGCCCTGCTCCGTTTCCGAGGAAGAAAACGCCGGGTGGTGACTCCCTGACGCGCAGCTCGTCGCTTAGCCTGCTTGGCGAGGTGACGATCCTGAAGCAGAGAGCGACGTCGCCCCTCCCATCTCGTCACGTTCCTGAGGTGTTTCTGGAGGCCAAATCAGCCAGCAAGAGGTTCTCCACTCCACCACCGCCCAGAAAATCCGCGTCTTCGCTAGACCTGAATGGGAATCCACCGGTGCCGGTGAGGGCACCGGGCAAGCTGAAGCATAGGAAGGAGGGCCGTGCCAACGGAAGGGCGAAGGTTGCTGCATTGGAGGTGCTCGAGAAATGGTCCGTCGATCGCTCCCAGCTGCTCATTGGGCACAGGTTCTCGTCCGGGGCTCACAGTCGGTTGTTTCACGGAATCTACAAGGAGCAGCCTGTTGCCGTCAAGTTCATCAGACAGCCTGATGACGAGGAAGATGCAGAGCTGGCTGCTCAGCTTGAGAAGCAGTTCAACACGGAAGTTACCACTCTGTCACGACTCAATCATCCTAATGTCATTAAG CTGGTTGGAGCATGCAGCAGTCCACCTGTATTCTGCGTCATCACTGAATTCCTTTCTGGAGGTTCTTTGAGAGCGTTTTTGCACAAGCAGGATCACAAAGCTCTTCCACTAGACAAGATTATCTCAATTAGCTTGGATATTGCACGCGGCATGGCATACATTCACTCGCAGGGAGTTGTCCATCGTGATGTGAAACCAGAGAACATCATATTCAACGAAGAATTTTGTGCAAAGATTGTTGATTTTGGAATTGCTTGTGAACAAGAGTATTGTGACCCTCTGGCAAATGACACCGGGACATTCAGATGGATGGCTCCAGAGATGATGAAGCGTAAATCATATGGTCGAAAAGTTGATGTCTACAGCTTTGGCCTTATCTTATGGGAAATGTTTTCTGGCAGAATACCTTATGAAGAGCTGAATCCTTTTCAAGCagcttttgctgtttttgacaAG AATGTGAGGCCGGCCATTCCTACTAACTGCCCAGCACCAATACGACTTCTAATTGAGCAGTGTTGGACCTCTCATCCGGAGAAGAGGCCTGACTTCTCCCAAATAGTTCAAATACTGGAGAAGTTTAAGACGGTCCTTGAAAGAGATGGTACACTAGACAATATGCCAAGCTCGATCTGCCAGGAGACTCATGATCACAAGAACTGGCTTGCTAATTGGGCCCAAAAGCTCAAGCATAGCCAACCTGATTTCTCTGGGCCGCCTCCACCAAAACTGTTGTAA